One genomic segment of Deltaproteobacteria bacterium HGW-Deltaproteobacteria-18 includes these proteins:
- a CDS encoding ABC transporter ATP-binding protein, translated as MEIKIQGVSKHYFSEGKTIKALDDVTLTIPANQIFTLLGPSGCGKTTLLRCIVGLESPDCGEISIGDEVVWSRDKGIYVPTEERGLGMVFQTYAIWPHMNVFDNVAYPLQTRNVPRDVIRRKVEKTLHFVQLEGFEKRPATKLSGGQQQRVALARALVAEPKVILFDEPLSNLDAKLREETRKELRTFLTELSITAVYVTHDRIEALALSDSIAVMRSGRIIEIGSPQKIYFDADHRFVADFIGRANLIPAKVVKQTENATVVESPLGVINCQKRDLAEGASVTLCLRPEFIRVAPGSGEAGANVVRGKVETLVFIGEAFEMEIRAGGELLLAKVDADTRTQVGDTLHFTLDPAHCLLVAV; from the coding sequence ATGGAGATCAAAATCCAAGGCGTCAGCAAGCATTATTTTTCCGAAGGCAAGACCATAAAGGCACTGGATGACGTCACCCTGACCATCCCGGCCAATCAGATCTTCACGCTGCTCGGTCCGAGCGGGTGCGGGAAGACTACGCTGCTTCGGTGCATCGTGGGCCTTGAATCGCCCGATTGCGGAGAGATCAGCATCGGCGACGAGGTGGTCTGGTCCAGGGACAAGGGCATCTACGTGCCCACGGAAGAGCGGGGCCTGGGCATGGTTTTTCAGACCTACGCCATCTGGCCGCACATGAACGTTTTCGACAACGTCGCCTATCCGTTGCAAACCCGGAACGTGCCGCGGGACGTCATTCGCCGCAAAGTCGAGAAGACCCTGCATTTCGTGCAATTGGAAGGCTTCGAGAAACGTCCGGCCACCAAGCTTTCCGGAGGCCAGCAGCAGCGCGTGGCCCTGGCCCGGGCCTTGGTGGCCGAGCCCAAGGTCATCCTTTTCGACGAACCGCTCAGCAATCTGGACGCCAAGCTGCGCGAGGAGACGCGCAAGGAGCTGCGGACCTTTCTGACCGAGCTGTCCATCACGGCGGTGTACGTGACCCATGACCGCATCGAGGCCCTGGCCCTGTCCGATTCCATTGCGGTCATGCGCTCGGGGCGGATCATCGAGATCGGTTCTCCGCAGAAAATCTATTTCGACGCGGATCACCGTTTCGTGGCCGACTTCATTGGCCGGGCGAACCTGATCCCGGCCAAGGTCGTCAAGCAGACCGAAAACGCCACCGTGGTCGAGAGCCCCCTTGGCGTCATCAATTGCCAGAAGCGCGATTTGGCCGAGGGCGCGTCGGTGACCCTGTGCCTGCGTCCGGAGTTCATCCGCGTGGCTCCGGGCAGCGGCGAGGCGGGAGCCAATGTGGTTCGGGGCAAGGTCGAAACCCTGGTCTTCATCGGCGAAGCTTTTGAGATGGAGATACGGGCCGGTGGCGAACTGCTGCTGGCCAAGGTCGATGCCGACACCCGCACCCAGGTCGGGGACACGCTGCACTTCACCCTTGATCCCGCCCACTGCCTGCTGGTCGCGGTTTAG
- a CDS encoding ABC transporter substrate-binding protein gives MKRLVVVIAILLCPVLSAQAAELDPAKAKAEGTATFYANITAVEPIMEAFEADTGVKGAYTRISTSKFLATVLTEFEAGKLMADVVQGPLPVLEILKSKGVLASYSSPAAAGYADWTRKDDTIQLFGIEYVGLIYNKELVKAADVPKRYEDLADPKWKDKIVMANPANHATTISWLVGLKETVFASEEEWMSFLKGLAANKPMFVASFGPTPAPVESGEKLIAISMPKYIITKAPAPLDWARVEQPLLGTPRAIAVTSKAPHPNAARLFVDYWLSEKAMGVLAKDVGEYVLAPGVYPPIDGMDKATVMPIRDLSDEEIQKWGDQFKVIFDVQ, from the coding sequence ATGAAAAGATTGGTGGTTGTGATCGCGATTCTGTTGTGCCCGGTTCTGTCCGCCCAGGCGGCGGAACTGGACCCGGCCAAGGCCAAGGCCGAGGGCACGGCGACCTTTTATGCCAACATCACTGCGGTGGAACCGATCATGGAGGCTTTCGAGGCCGACACCGGGGTCAAGGGCGCGTACACCAGAATTTCCACTTCGAAATTCCTCGCCACGGTCCTGACGGAATTCGAGGCGGGCAAGCTCATGGCCGACGTGGTGCAGGGGCCGCTTCCGGTCCTGGAGATCCTTAAATCCAAGGGCGTGCTCGCCTCCTACAGTTCACCCGCCGCCGCGGGTTACGCGGACTGGACCAGGAAGGACGACACCATTCAGCTTTTCGGCATCGAGTATGTGGGGCTCATCTACAATAAAGAACTGGTCAAGGCGGCCGACGTTCCCAAACGTTACGAGGATCTGGCCGATCCCAAGTGGAAGGACAAGATCGTCATGGCCAACCCCGCCAATCATGCCACCACAATCTCCTGGCTGGTGGGCCTCAAGGAAACCGTTTTCGCGTCCGAAGAGGAATGGATGAGCTTTCTCAAGGGGCTGGCAGCCAACAAGCCCATGTTCGTGGCCTCTTTCGGCCCCACGCCGGCTCCGGTGGAGAGCGGCGAGAAGCTCATCGCCATCTCCATGCCCAAGTACATTATCACCAAGGCTCCGGCCCCCCTGGACTGGGCTCGGGTGGAACAGCCGTTGCTCGGCACTCCGCGCGCCATCGCCGTGACCTCCAAGGCCCCGCATCCCAACGCCGCCCGTCTTTTCGTGGACTACTGGCTGTCTGAAAAGGCCATGGGCGTCCTGGCCAAGGACGTGGGCGAATACGTCCTCGCGCCCGGTGTCTATCCGCCCATTGACGGCATGGACAAGGCCACGGTCATGCCCATCCGCGATCTCTCCGACGAGGAGATCCAGAAGTGGGGCGACCAGTTCAAGGTCATCTTCGACGTGCAGTGA